GGAATCAAAACTATTCTAGAACAAGCAACAAATTCTCAATGTAAGAGAATCTCGTATGGCAAGAAGCGCAACCTGTGAAACCTCAGGTAGGATCATTGAGAAATACTAGCACCTTGACAAAACGCTGCGTTTTGCTCTGAGGCGATTTTGGCGATTCTGAGTGCGATATTTTGACTTGGGGTTTTTCTGATGGAGGCGGCTTCTTCGCGGGGCTCGTCAGTTCCGCCGGAGAGGGATCGCGACTGTCGGTATGTCCGGGAAGATGACTTGAGTGAAGGAAAGCAACGTGGGGATTCTGTTTCAAAGAATAAGAAGATCCGTGAAGGTGATTCGAAGGAGGGGAATCTTTCTGGAGCTTTTGATCTGATCAGCAAGGAGAGTTGTGGTGGGGATTTGAAGATTACGGAGGTTCGGGATGGGGATTTGAAGATTACGGAGGTTCGGGATGGAGATCTAAGGGAGGTAAAGCAGTTGAGAGATGAGGTATTGAAGACGTTAGATCAAATTTAGGCATTGAAGGCTCAGGATAGGCGATGTTTGAAGAAGTATGAAGTGGAGGTAAAAACTAAGGATGGTAAGCATAAGGTGGAGATCCCTGATgaaatcatcattgattctacGCCATTGTGGGAGGATTTTGTGGTAGGGAAGTTCTTAGACATTGCTCCTCACATTGCTAAGGTGCATATGGTGGTTAATAAGATTTGGAGCTATGGTGAACTATCATCAAAAGTGGAGGTATATGATGTGAATGCGGTTACCATGAGGTTTAAGATACCAAACCCGAAGGCTCGTGAGACGGTTTTAAAAAGAGGGATGTGGAATATTGCTGGCGTACCGATGATAGTGACAAAATGGTCTCCTAAGTCTGAAAAAGAAAAGCAGGAGGAGAATGCAATTCCGATGTGGGTACATGTGCGGAAGGTCCCTATCCACATGTTCTCGTGGCAGGCTCTATGTTTTATAACAAGCACGGTGGGTTTTCCAGTTCGACTACATCCAGAGACGATTGCCTGTTCGAATTTTGAGGAAGCAAAAATCTTTGTCAATGTGGACGTCACCAAGGCGTTGCCAAAGGAGATAGAATTCTCAAGGGATGGTATGGAGTTTACTGCTGAGTTTCATTACCCATGGTTACCTGCTAGATGCAATATCTGTGAGAAATGGGGTCACACAGAAAGGGTGTGTGTGAAGAATAAGAAGGAATATAAGCAGAGTGAGGGTTCTAGTGTAAGGAAGTCTCCAAAGGTGAAGAAGGATACAAGAGAGGTAGGGGGTGAAGAATATAAGCAATATATTAGAGGAGGAGATCTTGAAAGATGGAGGTGAGCTCATAATGAAGAAAAATGAGGAAGCTAATGTGGTAAATGGTAATGAGGTGTGTGCAAATGCCTGACTGGCTGTTCCTCCAGATAAAGTTGGGCATTCTCAATCAAATTCTCCTCAGAATAAGTTAGAGGAAGTCCTGATTTCTGCATCCAAGTTTTCAGTGTTGAGTTTGGATGAAGCTGAGGAAGGGGAGATTCTGCCAGTAGTTCCGACAGTTGTTGAAGAGGAAGATCCGGGTGTATCATATGATGTTTTGGAGTGTGACTTAATGGAGGATAAACTACTAGCAGATTGTGATAAGTTGAAAGGAAGAGTTGTATTACAAAGAGGTGGGAAGAGAGTCCAGAAGCCTAAAGCTCAAGATGCAAATCTTTTGAGTACAAGGTCTTCTAGACGAAAAAACTAATCATGGGGAGTTTCTTTTGGAATGTGCGCAGATTTAACAAAACTTTGAAACATTCTGTGGTTAGTGATTGGGTGAGAAATAAAGAAATGTTATTTGGGAGTATACTGGAAACAAGGGTGAAGGAAACAAAGGCagagaaaatattaaatacggTGTTTGGAAGTTGGTCGCATATGACTAACTATGAAGATAGTCGTGGAGGTAGAATCTGGTTGATTTGGTGTGAGTCAGTGAGAATTACACCTATCTACAAGTCTGATCAATTAATTACGGTTTCTGTGGGTCTGAATGATGAAGAGGAGTTCTACTATACAAGTGTTTATGCAAGTAATATAGTGGAGGAAAGGAAGATACTATGGGAAGATCTGGTTCATCATCATAACTCTCCTATGTTTAAGAACAAAGCTTGGATGATCACGGGAGATTTTAATGAGATATTGGAGGGGGTAGAGAACTCAAGATTTGTGGATTTGGGTAGACTTCCGGGAGGTATGAGAGATTTTCAGAGAATGATTCTACAGTGCCATCTCACGGATATGGCTTATCAAGGTCCGCTTTTCACTTGGTGTAACAAAAGAGAGGAGGGAGTTATTTGCAAAAAGCTGGATAGAGTATTGTTAAATGAAGAAGCATTGCATAGATTTAATAATGCTTACTCGGTATTTGAGGCAGGGGGTTGCTCAGACCACATGAGGTGTAAGATTCAGCTGCTTCCTCCAAATGAGAAGATAAGGAGACCTTTCAAATATGTCAATGCTATTGGGAGTCTGCCAATGTTTCTTCCTAAAATTAAGGAGTATTGGGATGGAACTGTGCCATTATACCATTCAACCTCAGCCATGTACATGTTCTCTAAAAAACTCAAGAATCTGAAACCTTTAATAAGAGAGCTAGGAAAAGAGCAGTTGGGGAATCTCTCTGTTAGAGCTAAGGAGGCTTTTAGTCTACTGTGTGAAAAGCAAAGTGCTACGCTAACCAATCCTAGTGATTTGGCTATTCATGAGGAAGCTGTTGCGTATGACAAATGGTTGAATATTGCGGGATTAGAAGAGGATTTCTTGAAGCAAAAAGCAAAGTTGTTTTGGTTGGATGTTGGGGATCAGAATAATAAGACTTTTCATAGAGCCATCAAAACAAGGCAAGCTCAGAATATGATCTGTGAGATAAGATGTAAAAGTGGCATCTTAGTTACTTCTCACTCGGACATAAAGACTGAGGCTGAGAGATTCTTCTCGGGCTTTCTTAACCAGTATTATTTGAGATGCCAAGCAACAAGTCTCCTGGGCTAGACGGATTTCCAAgcgaattttttaaaactacttGGTCTGTGATTGCCAAAGACTTCACTGTGGCAGTACAGTCCGTATTCCGGTTTGGGTTCCTGCCAAAGGGAGTAAACTCTACTAGTTTAGCTTTGATTCCGAAGAAGGTGGATTCTCTAGAGATGAAGGATTATCGTCCGATAGCGTGCTGCAATGTTTTATACAAAGTGGTATCAAAAATTTTGGCTAATCGGTTGAAGAAGCTACTACCAAATATTATTACAGAGAATCAATCTGCATTTGTGCAAGGAAGATTGCTCATGGAGAATGTGTTGTTGGCTTCTGAGTTGGTCAAAGATTATCACAGAGACTCGATTACCCCTAGATGTGTGATGAAGATCGACATATCAAAGGCGTTCGACTCTGTTCAATGGATGTTTGTTTTGAAAAGCTTACGAGTTCTTGGTTTTCCTGAGAAGTATATACACTGGATCAAACTGTGTATCACTAGTCCTTCCTTTTCTGTTCAAGTGAATGGGGATCTAGCGGGGTATTTTCAGAGTTCGCGTGGGCTTCGTCAGGGGTGCTCTTTGTCTCCGTACCTTTTCGTGATGTGTATGAATGTTCTTTCTCTTATGATGGATAAGGCTGTGGGGGAGAGGACGTTCAGTTTTCATCCGCGATGTAAATCTATCTCACTTACACATCTATGCTTTGCGGATGATTTGATGGTCTTTGTGGAAGGTTCGAAGGAGTCTATTGAAGGCGCTCTCTCAGTTTTTGATGAGTTTGAGGTGTGGTCGGGCCTTCGCATCAGTTTGGAAAAATCCACCATTTATATGGCAGGAATTTCCGAGCCAGTGAAGAGTGCTATTCTAACCAACTTTCCATTTGCTGAAGGAGACTTACCGGTTAGATACCTTGGCTTACCTTTAATGTCTCAAGCCATGAGGAAGTACGACTATCTCCCTTTGGTGGAAAAGATCAGAAACAAGATTAGTTCATGGATGTGCAGATTCCTATCATATGCTGGACGTCTTCAACTTATAAAAGCTGTATTGATGAGTATCGTGAACTTCTGGGCAGCGGTATTTCGTCTTCCAAGCAAATGTATCAAGGAAGTGGAACAACTCTGCTCTGCTTTTTTATGGACAGGTCCTGTGCTTAAGTCAACTAATGCTAAAGTTGCGTGGAAGGATGTTTGTCGGTTAAAGAATGAGGGAGGTCTTGGGTTAAGAGATCTTAAGGAAGTAAATAAGGTGTATGGGCTTAAACTCATCTGGAGAATGCTGTCTGGAGAGTCTCTTTGGGGAAAATGGATCAGAAACAACTTACTTAAGGGGAATAGCTTTTGGGAAGTGAAATCAAAAACTCAAATGGGGTCTTGGATGTGGAGGAAAATGTTAAAATTGAGAGAAGTAGCCAAGTCTTTCTACAGAAAAGAGTTGGGGAATGGTCGGCATACGTCATTTTGGTATGACAGCTGGCTGGATAGAGGTATACTTGTTGATATGTTGGGAGCAAGAGGAATAATAGATATGGGAGTTCACAGGGTAGcaactaggcctgggcatttcgggtatcggttcggttcggttcgggtatttcgggtttcgggtagttcggataggggctagaggatccatttagtacttgacctattttcggttcggttcggttcggatagtttcgggttcggttcggttcggatagtaaatgtaggaaccggaaaatatccggaaaaagtttggttctcatttggatccggttcgggttcggatagttcgggtagttcggataatttggataaaatatcggttatttaaggtaaaatatcaaataattaagatgatttacataaaatttttggatattttggattattttggatatttcggataaaactatccggatactttcgggtagtttggatactttacaataatttagttatcataaactattttcagatacttttaatagaatttcaaatttaaaatgtatatttaatgatgttatatgtatatataattaatatttttatatattcgggtacccgttcggttctcggttcggttatttcagatataaaaatataggaaccgttcgggtatttgagggtattggtccggttccggtttcgggtatttcggttcggttccggttcggttcttcggttccggttattttgcccaggcctagtaGCAACTGTAGAGGAAGCTATTCTGACTAGTCGACGAAGGAGAATGCACCGTTTGggattattaaatgatattgaAGCTGAGTTGATCATCATCGCAGAGAAGTTGAGTCCAGAAAAGGAAGATGTGAGTCTATGGAGGGGAAGGCTGGGATTTAAGCAGAAGTTCTCAACACATGAGACATGGGGGTTGCTGCGCAATTCCAACATTTCGTGTAGTTGGGCCAGAGGTATTTGGTTTGCTCATGCGACGCCGAAGTTTTCTTTCATGGCCTGGTTATCAATGCTGGATAGAATGTCTACATTGGATAGAATTGCCAAGTGGAATCAGGGGATTAACACTACTTGTGCTCTATGTAAGAGTGCTCCAGAGACAAGAAACCATTTGTTCTTTATGTGTGCTTACACTTCTCAGATTTGGGAACATATTGCAAGGGGTGTTCTCTGTAGTTCTTACACCAATGTATGGTCTGAGATAGTAAGCATTATTGGAGACGAAACCATGGAAAGGAAGCGGCTGTTCTGTGTGAGATATGCTTTTCAAGCGGTTCTATATGCGGTTTGGAGGGAGCGTAACAAGATCATTCATGGTGAAAAGTTGTTACCTCTGTCTACATTGAAGAGTATGATTGATAAAGGGATACGTAACAAGATCACTTTGATGAGGAACCATGGAGTGAAAGGAATGGGGGAGCTTATGCAATTCTGGTTTCTTACTAgagtgtgattttttttagaaagttgATGCATAGTATGAAAGTTATCTCATTAAACCAGGGTCACACTTGATGTATACAAGCTTTTTTGATGAATAagaatttaacattcattcattcaaaaaaaaaaaaaaaaaaaaagaaacctcAGGTATCTCTGAACTCGATCAGCAATAGGATCACCAATAGCATAGAGGAGGACACGACTACTCTCTTCACTGATGGGGCGTGGAGAGATCGAGATAGGACATCAGGCTGTGGCTGTGTCCTCTATAACACAAGAACGAGAGATTCAAGGCAAAGCTCTTCAACAGAGCTATTTGTGGCGTCTACCCTAATGGCTGAAGCATTAGCGGTCCTAGAAGCTCTTCTGCTAGCAAAGGCTCTCCAAATTTCCAATATGTGTCTTAAATCAGATAATCAAGTGTTCATCACAGCACTCAACTCGAAGCAACATCTGGTGGAACTCTACGGAATCAACTTGGATATCGAGCATCTATCTTCTTCTTTCACCTCTCTTAGTTTTTCATATGTTCCAAGACGTTTCAATTCTGTTGCATTTTCACTAGCTAAATCTGCATTGTTTTCAGCAAACCCTGTTCTGCATGTGTAATCCTATCAATGAAAGTAGTTtgggtgttcaaaaaaaaaaaaaaaaaaagagaatgtcGTACCTATAGCAATCTAGGATACAAAAACACAACTATTTTCTTCAGTGAATCCATAGACGGTTCCAAGTACGCATACACCCCTGAAGCTGCTCCATAGAAACAACCAAATGTTACCCCCAAACCATTTTGTTCACTTGTAATTAAGTTGACCATGCATTTCTGAAATCATCAACTTAATTAATTGTTACCTTTCACTAGATTTTTGAATTCTTTGGAGAAGTTATCAACATGGCCAAAAACTGGATGGATCCTGCAAACCTGAACTATGCATAGCAGCAGTAGGCACAGCTTCTTGACTTCATCAGGAACCTCTCTGTAATTATCTCAAAGCTCAGCGACAATCGCTGTGGCTTGGTCATGcatgtaaagaaaaaaatacaaattgtaGTACCAGTCGCAGAGAAGGgcagaaacaaaaagaaaaacacactgTTAGTATTCTCTTAGTTATCCTACCTGTTAGACCAAGCAAAATCTTTGGCTCTGGAAGCCAGTGAAATGAGCTAGATCTACATATTCCACTTCTTCTGCCCTTTTAACAACATCCTCAGCTTGTAAACACAGAAAATTCAACAACAGAGAAGCCACTCTATAAATTTGCAACGCAGCCGAATCTGTAAAGTGTGATTGAGGAACAGATCCATGTTGCTTCGTCGTGTATCCTCAATTAGTGTCTCCTCCGCCCACGAAGTAATAAATTGACATCCtacaaaattttgtaaataaaatcaCATTTGGACCGGTAATGTTAGTTGGAATGATATAATCCGAGACCTAAAATGAGTAGAATTCAAGGTCctataataatatgttaagaAGGGCAAGGACTCTGAACACATACCATATGCTGTGGAAAAGTAAAGGACAGAAGGTACTCAAAAAACTGATGATTGTTGTCTTTCAAGCCCATCCAGATCAGCTTCGTCCTTACTAGTACTTTTTTCTCTTGCtgtatcttatataataaagtagGGTATACTCTCTCCTCCTCCTGCCACGTCACCCTGGAGAGAAGGGCATTTCGCGACACGTGGCGCCTTCCCAGACCATTTGCGCTTTTTGTTTCAAGCCGGTTCTCGACGTACCCTTATTTGAATTGGGCTTTTATTTTAATGTGGTTCTTGACATGCACTTATTTGACCGGGACTTTATTACATTTACAGCTTCTGCGTTTAAGACTTGACTCTTGGAATCTCGAAACCTACACAAAGCCTCTATAACGTCTTCAGCTTTGGTCAAGCAGATCCATTTTTCCCAAGCATAAACGTCGATCGTACCACTCTGCCCACTCTTTCGCATTAACTCGGCATCATCATCCATAGGTAACGGTCCAAATCTTCTGACTATAAATGTATTCCGTCCATGGGATGAACAACCTCAGTGCAACCAAATCTCAAAGGTCAATCACTATTAAACATCTCTACCAGTGGAGAATTCTTACAATCCTCTTGCATATTTGAAGGCTGGTTGATGTTCAAACTCCGCCTAGATCCGCCTTCTGAGGTTTCGGAAGCAAGGTATATCAATTGACAGTGTGAGGCTGGTACTCTATTTCAGCGGTGGTGGAAGATGTAAGCAGAGACGGTGGAGCCGCGGCGGAAGTGAGTGAGGAATCGTCTGGGTCACGGCGGTAGAAGTTATGGTGGCAACCGCACGCGGCACTTGAGGGAAGTTGGATCAGAAGATGTGAAGGTAGGAGACGACATGAATTCGCTGCAAACGTCGAGCGCGTTACCTCCAATCGCAGCTGCGCGGTTCTGTAGTGACGGTGGTTGAGTGGTGGTGGATGTGGTGGCGGCGTTTGATGACTCCATTGCTGAAGGAGATTGGTTTAGCTGGTTGAATCTGGGCCGGAGTTTCGGATTTTTGGGATATTTAGGGGGATATTTAGAAGTCATATCCATTGCTCCAACTTCAAGCATCTatggtttttttattttcaagcATCTATGTTTAGCTCTTGAGAGTACCGTAGCTTAGGGAGATCTCGTGTAGATCTGATCAAATATGATTAGTTTCTGGTGTATAATAGTAAATGACTTATCTTTACTGTTAGAATTGTTACCGGTATCATCGTCTTGTTGCAGCCATGTTTCTGATGATCATGTCTTAAAAGTTCCAAACTTGTAGGATTCTCTCATGCTTCAAGTTGAACCCGTTTGAGCATCTTAACCTATTTTTAAACGGCAGTACACAAAAGTATTCTTCAGTTTTGTCACACTGTGAagacattttaattttactaaTGATTTCTTCTGGTGATTTTAGTTACTATGCCACTAATTGAGAATacactgaaaattttgtgactAATTTGAATTAGATTTTTTTCGAAAAAGACTAAGTTGAATGTTTACCATATATCTTTGATGGTTCATCCTGACAAATGCAAGCATCCGCAAGCACAAGAGGCTTTTGGAGGTTAGTAGTCTTGAAAGTATTGGTTTTGTTTGGATGAATTTGTCATGTTAATATGGGTTTTAATGGAATGAAACAAGAATTACTAAACCACTGGTTTCTTGGGCTTCGTTGGTTTGAATGAAGTGTCCCGAAACACTCTACTTCGGTCTGGCTGTTCGTTCTTAATCGAAATCCCACTCTGGATCGTGTCCAAAGATGAGGTTTAGATGTTGAAACTACTTGTCTGCTATGTGTGCCTCAACCTGAATCAAAAGACCATGTGCCTCAACCTGAATCAAGAGACCATTTTTACTTCAGGTTCTACTTCTCTTCCACATTCTGGAGCCGTGCTCTGTTGAAGTTAAACTTCTCTCACTCCACATGACTGGGATTTAATATTGTTGTGGTTACGTACTGCTTCTCCCTCCCCTGTTTCCTCTAGAGCTCTGATTCAACTTTGGCATGGTACCATTTATAGTTTACGGACGGAAAGAAATAGACGCTTCAATCTTGGTCTCTCTAGGGACGAAGCAACAATTCTGAGCATCATTGTACGGATGatcaaaaacaaatcaactGCCCTTAGAAATCTAGAG
The window above is part of the Brassica napus cultivar Da-Ae chromosome C3, Da-Ae, whole genome shotgun sequence genome. Proteins encoded here:
- the LOC125583198 gene encoding uncharacterized protein LOC125583198, encoding MEAASSRGSSVPPERDRDCRYVREDDLSEGKQRGDSVSKNKKIREGDSKEGNLSGAFDLISKESCGGDLKITEVRDGDLKITEVRDGDLREALKAQDRRCLKKYEVEVKTKDGKHKVEIPDEIIIDSTPLWEDFVVGKFLDIAPHIAKVHMVVNKIWSYGELSSKVEVYDVNAVTMRFKIPNPKARETVLKRGMWNIAGVPMIVTKWSPKSEKEKQEENAIPMWVHVRKVPIHMFSWQALCFITSTVGFPVRLHPETIACSNFEEAKIFVNVDVTKALPKEIEFSRDGMEFTAEFHYPWLPARCNICEKWGHTERVCVKNKKEYKQSEGSSVRKSPKVKKDTRENKLEEVLISASKFSVLSLDEAEEGEILPVVPTVVEEEDPGVSYDVLECDLMEDKLLADCDKLKGRVVLQRGGKRVQKPKAQDANLLSTRFNKTLKHSVVSDWVRNKEMLFGSILETRVKETKAEKILNTVFGSWSHMTNYEDSRGGRIWLIWCESVRITPIYKSDQLITVSVGLNDEEEFYYTSVYASNIVEERKILWEDLVHHHNSPMFKNKAWMITGDFNEILEGVENSRFVDLGRLPGGMRDFQRMILQCHLTDMAYQGPLFTWCNKREEGVICKKLDRVLLNEEALHRFNNAYSVFEAGGCSDHMRCKIQLLPPNEKIRRPFKYVNAIGSLPMFLPKIKEYWDGTVPLYHSTSAMYMFSKKLKNLKPLIRELGKEQLGNLSVRAKEAFSLLCEKQSATLTNPSDLAIHEEAVAYDKWLNIAGLEEDFLKQKAKLFWLDVGDQNNKTFHRAIKTRQAQNMILLFEMPSNKSPGLDGFPSEFFKTTWSVIAKDFTVAVQSVFRFGFLPKGVNSTSLALIPKKVDSLEMKDYRPIACCNVLYKVVSKILANRLKKLLPNIITENQSAFVQGRLLMENVLLASELVKDYHRDSITPRCVMKIDISKAFDSVQWMFVLKSLRVLGFPEKYIHWIKLCITSPSFSVQVNGDLAGYFQSSRGLRQGCSLSPYLFVMCMNVLSLMMDKAVGERTFSFHPRCKSISLTHLCFADDLMVFVEGSKESIEGALSVFDEFEVWSGLRISLEKSTIYMAGISEPVKSAILTNFPFAEGDLPVRYLGLPLMSQAMRKYDYLPLVEKIRNKISSWMCRFLSYAGRLQLIKAVLMSIVNFWAAVFRLPSKCIKEVEQLCSAFLWTGPVLKSTNAKVAWKDVCRLKNEGGLGLRDLKEVNKVYGLKLIWRMLSGESLWGKWIRNNLLKGNSFWEVKSKTQMGSWMWRKMLKLREVAKSFYRKELGNGRHTSFWYDSWLDREKLSPEKEDVSLWRGRLGFKQKFSTHETWGLLRNSNISCSWARGIWFAHATPKFSFMAWLSMLDRMSTLDRIAKWNQGINTTCALCKSAPETRNHLFFMCAYTSQIWEHIARGVLCSSYTNVWSEIVSIIGDETMERKRLFCVRYAFQAVLYAVWRERNKIIHGEKLLPLSTLKSMIDKGIRNKITLMRNHGVKGMGELMQFWFLTRV